From a region of the Streptomyces sp. B21-083 genome:
- a CDS encoding N-acylneuraminate cytidylyltransferase codes for MSNPESNPEAGRATARPRVLAVIPARGGSKGVPAKNLLPVGGVPLVARAVRECLAAKLVTDVVVSTDDQAIAAAARQAGAEVVLRPAAIAGDTATSEAAVLHAMDAHETLHGAKVDVVLLVQCTSPFIIREDVDGVVNAVVHNGADSALTVAPFHGFIWRDAADDPQPVPGERTAVEGGTGSVATETVTVGGGGYGVNHDKSFRPRRQDRPQDLLETGAVYAMDATGFRQSKHRFFGHTEPVRTDPARVLEIDDPHDLARARALATLFDAERPGALPTADDIDAVVLDFDGTQTDDRVLIDSEGREFVSVHRGDGLGIAALRKSSLKMLILSSEQNPVVAARARKLQLPVLHGIDRKDLALKQWCEEQGIAPERVLYVGNDVNDLPCFALVGWPVAVASAHDVVRGAARAVTTVPGGDGAIREIASWILGPSLDPLNKK; via the coding sequence ATGTCCAACCCGGAGTCCAACCCGGAAGCGGGCCGAGCGACCGCGCGGCCCCGCGTGCTCGCAGTGATCCCCGCGAGAGGGGGCTCCAAGGGCGTGCCCGCGAAGAACCTGCTGCCTGTCGGCGGGGTCCCGCTGGTCGCCCGCGCGGTGCGCGAGTGCCTCGCCGCCAAGCTGGTCACGGACGTCGTCGTCTCCACCGACGACCAGGCGATCGCCGCCGCGGCCCGCCAGGCCGGCGCCGAGGTCGTGCTGCGTCCCGCCGCCATCGCCGGTGACACCGCGACCTCCGAGGCCGCCGTCCTGCACGCCATGGACGCCCACGAGACGCTGCACGGCGCCAAGGTCGACGTGGTCCTGCTCGTGCAGTGCACCAGCCCGTTCATCATCCGCGAGGACGTCGACGGCGTCGTCAACGCCGTCGTGCACAACGGCGCCGACAGCGCGCTGACCGTCGCCCCCTTCCACGGCTTCATCTGGCGCGACGCCGCCGACGACCCGCAGCCGGTACCCGGCGAGCGCACGGCCGTCGAGGGCGGCACCGGATCCGTGGCCACCGAGACGGTGACCGTCGGAGGTGGTGGCTATGGCGTGAATCACGACAAGTCCTTCCGGCCCCGCCGTCAGGACCGCCCCCAGGACCTCCTGGAGACCGGCGCCGTCTACGCCATGGACGCGACGGGTTTCCGCCAGTCGAAGCACCGTTTCTTCGGTCACACCGAACCCGTGCGTACCGACCCGGCCCGTGTGCTGGAGATCGACGACCCGCACGACCTCGCCCGCGCCCGGGCCCTCGCGACGCTCTTCGACGCGGAACGCCCCGGCGCCCTCCCGACCGCCGACGACATCGACGCGGTCGTACTCGACTTCGACGGCACCCAGACAGACGACAGGGTGCTGATCGACTCCGAAGGACGGGAGTTCGTCTCCGTGCACCGCGGTGACGGCCTCGGAATCGCAGCGTTGCGCAAGAGCAGCCTCAAAATGCTGATCCTGTCCTCGGAACAGAACCCGGTCGTCGCCGCCCGCGCACGGAAGCTACAGCTGCCCGTGCTGCACGGCATCGACCGGAAAGACCTCGCGCTGAAGCAGTGGTGCGAGGAGCAGGGCATCGCGCCGGAGCGCGTGCTCTACGTCGGCAACGACGTCAACGACCTCCCGTGCTTCGCCCTCGTGGGCTGGCCCGTGGCGGTCGCGAGCGCCCACGACGTTGTGCGCGGCGCCGCACGCGCGGTCACCACCGTTCCCGGCGGCGACGGCGCGATCCGAGAGATCGCCAGCTGGATCCTCGGCCCCTCTCTCGACCCCCTCAACAAGAAGTAA
- a CDS encoding DUF6716 putative glycosyltransferase, whose amino-acid sequence MPASTTSPMRVAVLADSDTRWKWGALTASRISPDNSDIHLDGYLLRGRATPTARQLQEVGVTADSLREVTALEFLRAMDQEEPYDILVLALVGGGVQAMLHGLAQVWDDTALRPVVVTGYVGVVYEKLADGLLLRHGADLVLANSRQDADRFKAVYDGVGADSSSVTEIALPFLGGATYTGEHGHPYTVVFAAQPSVPESRKDRTYLLDRLVQHAKLHPEREVLLKLRSKPGEHTTHIEELPYQKLAQRADLPPNFKLVYGHMGEVLDRTDLLVTISSTAALESLHRSIPTVVLSDLGVREALGNHHFVGSGCLASWEQLDAGHQPVPDASWVARQGVAADGSYETAFDAARDRIDRLLGSSKLPPLAPYYTPMTAPGYLPGILARHHLGPDGVPLPGAPAADKEPGAVRQIVRRAARGAYRHGVQRVAPVIRRMGEL is encoded by the coding sequence GTGCCAGCCAGTACCACGAGCCCCATGAGGGTCGCCGTCCTCGCCGATTCCGACACTCGGTGGAAATGGGGTGCGCTCACCGCCAGTCGTATTTCTCCTGATAATTCGGACATTCATCTCGACGGCTACCTCCTCAGAGGCAGGGCCACCCCCACCGCCCGCCAGCTCCAGGAGGTCGGCGTCACCGCGGACTCGCTGCGCGAGGTGACCGCCCTGGAGTTCCTGCGGGCCATGGACCAGGAGGAGCCGTACGACATCCTCGTGCTCGCCCTGGTCGGCGGCGGCGTCCAGGCGATGCTGCACGGCCTGGCGCAGGTGTGGGACGACACGGCCCTGCGCCCTGTCGTCGTCACCGGCTATGTCGGGGTCGTGTACGAAAAGCTCGCCGACGGACTCCTGCTGCGCCACGGCGCCGACCTGGTCCTCGCGAACTCCCGTCAGGACGCCGACCGTTTCAAGGCCGTGTACGACGGAGTGGGCGCCGATTCGTCCTCTGTGACCGAGATCGCACTCCCTTTTCTGGGTGGCGCGACTTACACAGGTGAGCATGGTCACCCGTACACGGTGGTGTTCGCCGCTCAGCCCTCCGTCCCGGAGAGCCGCAAGGACCGTACGTATCTCCTCGACCGGCTCGTGCAGCACGCCAAGCTGCACCCCGAGCGCGAGGTGCTCCTCAAGCTGCGCTCCAAGCCCGGCGAGCACACCACGCACATCGAGGAACTGCCGTACCAGAAACTGGCCCAGCGCGCCGACCTTCCGCCCAACTTCAAGCTCGTCTACGGGCACATGGGCGAGGTCCTGGACCGCACGGACCTGCTGGTCACCATCAGCTCCACGGCCGCCCTGGAGTCCCTGCACCGCAGCATCCCGACCGTCGTGCTGAGCGACCTGGGCGTGCGCGAGGCGCTCGGCAACCACCACTTCGTGGGCTCCGGTTGCCTCGCCTCCTGGGAGCAGCTCGACGCCGGTCACCAGCCCGTTCCCGACGCGTCGTGGGTGGCCCGGCAGGGCGTGGCTGCGGATGGCTCGTACGAGACGGCCTTCGACGCCGCACGCGACAGGATCGACCGACTTCTGGGATCCTCGAAGCTTCCGCCCCTGGCCCCGTACTACACACCGATGACGGCTCCCGGATATTTGCCGGGTATTCTCGCTCGGCACCACCTCGGCCCCGACGGCGTTCCGCTGCCCGGAGCGCCGGCCGCCGACAAGGAGCCGGGAGCGGTGCGGCAGATCGTGCGTCGCGCGGCCCGCGGCGCCTACCGGCACGGCGTGCAGCGCGTCGCGCCCGTGATCCGGCGGATGGGGGAGCTGTGA
- a CDS encoding glycosyltransferase family 2 protein: MVKLSVIVPFYNVQQYAPDTLKSLRANAREDFEFILVDDCSSDETPDILARAERELPGAVLVSHEKNGGLATARNTGIDKARGEYLTFLDGDDWLAPDYFPQLLAAIEELGCDFVRTDHVQCTGRARAIHRVPHGRRGVVMSPRDAILPTDRTTSVDYAYAWAGIYHRRLVDRGILHFTDGLRTAEDRPWIWKLHREAESFAAVGLLGVFYRRGVASSLTQIGDVRQLDFIRAFDQVIEETARDPEADRLLPKAVRTYCAIMAHHLGAIERFEPAVARKLRSLSAAALKRMPQDVLAEAIDSMDVQRANRLRKVRRRPVSASAGTVSV, encoded by the coding sequence GTGGTCAAGCTCTCCGTCATCGTGCCGTTCTACAACGTGCAGCAATACGCGCCCGACACTCTGAAGAGCCTGCGTGCCAACGCGCGTGAGGACTTCGAGTTCATCCTCGTCGACGACTGTTCGAGCGACGAGACTCCGGACATCCTCGCGCGCGCAGAGCGCGAGCTGCCGGGCGCCGTGCTGGTCAGCCACGAGAAGAACGGAGGCCTGGCCACCGCCCGCAACACCGGTATCGACAAAGCGCGTGGCGAATACCTCACGTTCCTCGACGGCGACGACTGGCTCGCTCCCGACTATTTCCCCCAACTTCTCGCCGCTATTGAGGAGTTGGGCTGCGATTTCGTTCGTACGGACCATGTCCAGTGCACCGGTCGGGCGCGCGCGATCCATCGGGTCCCGCACGGCAGGCGCGGGGTCGTGATGTCGCCGCGGGACGCGATCCTGCCCACCGACCGCACCACCTCCGTCGACTACGCCTACGCCTGGGCGGGCATCTACCACCGCCGGCTCGTCGACCGCGGCATCCTGCACTTCACCGACGGGCTGCGTACGGCGGAGGACCGGCCGTGGATCTGGAAGCTGCACCGGGAGGCGGAGTCGTTCGCCGCGGTGGGGCTGCTCGGGGTCTTCTACCGGCGTGGGGTCGCCTCCTCGCTCACCCAAATCGGTGATGTTCGCCAACTCGACTTCATCCGGGCCTTCGACCAGGTCATCGAGGAGACGGCCCGGGACCCCGAGGCGGATAGGCTGCTGCCGAAAGCAGTGCGCACCTACTGCGCGATCATGGCTCATCATCTCGGAGCGATCGAGAGGTTCGAACCGGCCGTGGCCCGAAAACTGCGCTCGCTGAGCGCCGCCGCGCTGAAGCGGATGCCGCAGGACGTACTCGCGGAGGCCATCGACTCGATGGACGTCCAGCGGGCCAACCGGCTGCGGAAGGTACGGCGCAGGCCCGTCTCCGCGTCCGCCGGGACGGTGTCCGTCTGA
- a CDS encoding polysialyltransferase family glycosyltransferase, with the protein MSGSDKTRPARTRTTQARTTQIFCASTLYGAATLAAALDAGLFGPADRRLLLITNNAANPEITPGVDAMSGFDRVSGRFDEVLSWNETIAPFHPSGWGPRADDVPLWERHLRLLWNLGDDNIELAVESVQVNPALALCQLFTGAPVDVYADGLISYGPTRDKIDALVGTRIGRLLHLDLVPGLTPLLLTEFGVPAELVPSEAFLKVLGELAEAGDETETWATPPKGQPALLLGQYLSALGILTPHEEEELHLRMVRGAVKAGHLSLVFKPHPTAPTAWSRSLETEAKKLGAELTVLDRPVLAEVLFQRLRPALVVGCFSTGLFTAAGLYGIPVARVGTDTVLEKIAPYQNSNRVPLTIVDMLLPDLADAKAVKKWSMPSDKQVGKNLAGLIKAIGFCMQPRIYPRLRPEAESYLSKHLTEQTWRYFKRRRLTSLALPGALPSQLSFIPRNATVRRIARRARALSKTVKR; encoded by the coding sequence ATGTCCGGCAGCGACAAGACCCGCCCCGCGCGGACCCGTACCACTCAGGCCCGCACCACTCAGATCTTCTGCGCGTCGACGCTCTACGGCGCCGCGACGCTGGCCGCCGCCCTCGACGCCGGCCTCTTCGGGCCGGCCGACCGACGGCTGCTGCTGATCACCAACAACGCCGCCAACCCCGAGATCACCCCCGGGGTCGACGCGATGTCCGGCTTCGACCGGGTGAGCGGGCGGTTCGACGAGGTCCTGTCCTGGAACGAGACGATCGCCCCGTTCCACCCCAGCGGCTGGGGCCCGCGCGCCGACGACGTCCCGCTGTGGGAGCGGCATCTGCGGCTGCTGTGGAACCTCGGTGACGACAACATCGAGCTGGCCGTCGAGTCCGTGCAGGTCAACCCGGCCCTCGCGCTGTGCCAGTTGTTCACCGGCGCGCCCGTGGACGTCTACGCGGACGGCCTCATAAGTTACGGCCCCACGCGCGACAAGATCGACGCGCTGGTCGGGACCCGTATCGGGCGCCTGCTCCACCTCGACCTCGTCCCGGGCCTCACCCCGCTGCTGCTCACCGAGTTCGGTGTGCCCGCCGAACTCGTGCCGTCCGAGGCGTTCCTGAAGGTGCTCGGCGAACTCGCCGAGGCCGGGGACGAGACGGAGACCTGGGCGACTCCCCCGAAGGGACAGCCCGCGCTGCTCCTCGGCCAGTACCTCTCCGCGCTCGGCATCCTCACCCCGCACGAGGAGGAGGAACTGCATCTGCGCATGGTGCGCGGCGCGGTGAAGGCCGGGCACCTCTCGCTCGTCTTCAAGCCGCACCCGACCGCGCCCACGGCCTGGTCGCGGTCCCTGGAGACGGAGGCGAAGAAGCTCGGCGCCGAACTCACCGTCCTGGACCGGCCCGTGCTCGCCGAGGTCCTCTTCCAGCGGCTGCGCCCCGCGCTGGTCGTCGGCTGCTTCTCGACCGGCCTGTTCACGGCGGCCGGTCTGTACGGCATCCCGGTCGCCCGGGTCGGCACGGACACCGTGCTGGAGAAGATCGCGCCGTACCAGAACAGCAACCGCGTGCCCCTGACCATCGTGGACATGCTGCTGCCGGACCTCGCGGACGCCAAGGCCGTCAAGAAGTGGTCGATGCCGTCGGACAAGCAGGTCGGCAAGAACCTGGCCGGGCTGATCAAGGCGATCGGCTTCTGCATGCAGCCCCGGATCTATCCCCGGCTGCGCCCGGAGGCGGAGAGCTACCTCTCCAAGCACCTCACCGAGCAGACCTGGCGCTACTTCAAGCGCCGCCGGCTGACCTCGCTGGCACTGCCCGGAGCCCTCCCGTCCCAGCTGTCGTTCATCCCGCGCAACGCGACCGTGCGCCGGATCGCGCGCCGGGCCCGGGCGTTGAGCAAAACGGTGAAGCGGTGA